In the genome of Amaranthus tricolor cultivar Red isolate AtriRed21 chromosome 15, ASM2621246v1, whole genome shotgun sequence, one region contains:
- the LOC130801762 gene encoding serine/threonine-protein phosphatase 7 long form homolog: MDDCEYLLFDRISTYRWNSYAIEKFIPTCLCHCGGREHRHIESFRGSGINWFSYIHRLLGGGLELDGALIISLVERWRPETHTFHLTPALVYELLGVRPENPEDPIEPKIITRSLLKLIWLKEHFSVLEDDADDVTVERHARAYILYLFGCILFPDKSGDSVQLIYLPLLGDLERVDEYSWGSATFAYLYHNLCQASRKGAKVIGGCL; this comes from the exons aatatttactctttgataggATATCTACTTATCGATGGAATAGTTATGCTATTGAGaaat TTATTCCCACTTGCCTTTGCCATTGTGGAGGGAGAGAGCATCGACACATAGAG AGTTTTAGAGGTAGTGGAATTAACTGGTTTAGTTACATTCACAGGTTGTTGGGCGGGGGTTTAGAGCTCGATGGAGCTCTTATCATTTCATtagtggagaggtggaggccggagacTCATACATTCCACCTCACG CCAGCCTTAGTTTATGAGCTACTAGGGGTTCGGCCAGAAAACCCTGAAGACCCTATAGAGCCGAAGATCATCACTAGATCCTTGTTGAAGTTGATTTGGCTCAAAGAGCATTTCAGCGTGCTAGAGGACGACGCGGATGATGTTACAGTCGAGAGGCATGCACGCGCATATAttttgtacctgtttggatgcatcttgtttccagacaagagcgGTGACTCGGTccagttgatctatctccctctgCTAGGAGACTTAGAGCGGGTAGATGAGTatagttggggaagtgctacctTTGCATATCTGTATCATAATTTATGTCaagcatctcgtaagggtgccaaggtCATTGGAGGCTGCTTGTag